The DNA window CAGGACTCACCATGCGATGGCACTCCGCAGCAGGGCGGGGCTACGAGCGCTTTGGTTTTGTGCGCTCTAGAAAAAGAACGGTGCAGAGAAGGCCCAGTACGCACACGGTTCGGCTTTCTGTCGCCGTGCTGCCATGCGTTCCGCTCTCCGCCTTTTCGAGCGTTTACCCGACCACTTTTCTCAAACTTGGCAGAGGTactcgcgcgcacacgcactgaGGAGTACAGAGAAGAACTCGCTCAGCACGCATcagtgcatgtgcgcgtgcattCGTGCATCTTCACTTCTTCCTTAGAGAGCGCATGCTAGTCTTGCCGTTGAAGCCCGGCTTGCGCATGCGAATCGACTTGGGCGTCACGGTAACTAGCTCATCATCCGTGACCCACGCGACGCAGTCCTCGAAGTTGTAGCGTGCCGCGCTGTAGGCGCCCCTTTTGCTGTTCGCCTTGTCGTTGGCGTTGGCCCGCATCCCGCCAAGCTGCTCGTTGCGCTTGCACACGTTCACGCCCAGGTTCTGCAGCGCTGTCTTCTGGTTCTCACCGACGATCTGGCCGTAATGCACCTGGTCGCCAGGGAGGACAAAGAAGCGTCCCTGCGTGCTGAAGCCGGAGAGCGACCAGTCCGTCACCTCACCGTTGTCTACGGATATAAGAGCACCCGTGTCCCGCTCCGTTTCGATGGCGGCCATGGGACGGTACGAGTCGAAGTGATGGTTCATTACACCGTCACCACCAGTGAGGGTGTGGAACTTCAGCGGCACATTCGACATGAGACGCACCGGCATCACGCACTCCATGAGGACGCGCCCGTTTGAGAGCGGCTCGATCTCGCCGATTTCGCCCATCTTGGAGCTCAAAAACGAAACGACGGCAGACACCAGGTTGTCTTTGaactccagcagcagccgctcgaACGGCTCGCACTCCACCCCGTCGATCACGCGCGTGAGCACCCGCGGTGCCTGGATCTCGAACTCGTACCCTTCGCGCCGCATGTCTTCGATGATGACGGACAGATGCAGCGGGCCGCGGCCGTACATAGTGATCTGTTTGGCGTTAAGACTCTTGAGCTGCAGAGCAGTGTTCACCATTGCCTCCCGGTCGAGCCGGCGCTGGATGGCGGTGATATTTCCCATagactccgccgcctccttgccCTTCCAGCTAGCCTCACTCTCTTGCAGGACAAGGCTGTACGTTGGGTCATCAGGTTTCTTGTACGGGAACAATTTCACCGCGCCCTGCTTGCCGATCGTGCCACCAATCTTTAGCGGCACCTTTATCCCGATCGGCTCCTGTAGCTCGAGGATGCAGATGTCACCGTAGCTGGCGCTCGTCACCGGCATCTTCTGCACACCACAGTAGAGGTGAATGGACTTGACCAAGGCGTCCGTTTGCTTGTCCTCGAGCGCCACCGTGACGACGTCGCCGGTCTGCACGGTGCCGTTGTAGATGCGACCAATCGCGAGCTTCGTGTTGTTCTTCTCGTCTTCGTCCACCTGGGCGACTAGCATCTGCAGGGCTTGATCGTCATCCGTCTTGGGTGCAGGCACTGTGCTGAAGATGGTGTCGAAGAGCGGCGTCAGCGTGCCCTCCTTCTTGGGATCCTCGTTCATGTACCCGCTGCGCCCAGAACCGTACAAGAACTTCATATCCAGCTGGTTCTCATCTTCTGCTGCTTCCAGGAACAAGTCCTCGACGGCCTGTTCCGTCTTGGCAATGTTGAGGTCGTCTTTGTCGATCTTGTTGAGACATACAATAGGTCGCAGGTGGAGAGAAAGGGCCTTGCGCAGGACGTAGCGCGTGCCAGGACGTACACCCTCCTTCGCATCCACCAAGAGGATAATGCCCTCGACCAtctgcagcgcacgctcCACCTCGCCAGAGAAGTCCAGGTGACCAGGTGTGTCCACAATGTTGATGCGACGCTTTCCATTGTCCAGGAGGATGGCCGTATTCTTGGCCAAGATAGTGATGCCGCGCTCCCTCTCCTGATCCTTGCTGTCCATCACGCGATTGTGCGCGTTCGCCACGGTGCCGGACTGACTCAGCATGCTGTCCACGAGGGTCGTCTTGCCGTGATCCACGTGGGCGATAACCGCGATGTTGCGCACGTCATCCCGCGTGTGCATCCatcgcgccagcgccgccgagacgcacagagaagacGCGAAAAATCGGCGCATTCGTCACCGCAAAGCAAGGACGGAAGCGAGGGCGAGTAGGCGCAACACAAGGAAAGGCACTAGAGCAGGCGCGATGTGTCGGTATGCGTAGTGGCCCTCATCGACAGTGTCGGCTGACGGTAGCTCCCTTCACGCACGCAGAAGGCAGGGGCAAAACAAAATGAAAGACACAGCTCAGTAGGAAAATCGAGCGGCACACACAtggccacacgcacgcacaaggaCGCGAGCCACGCAAGAGCAACAAAGGATGTCATCACCAACGagcgcgccgcatcgccatGTGGGGCGAACAATCAAACACACCAAACGAAGAGTGGGGGGTGCAGATGAAGGTAGTAGGTCCGTCGCACAGCACCACGTGTGAGACGAGGGACGCCGAAGGAGGTGGTAGTAGTCAGCCCGCGCACCTCTTCGTTTCACGCGCCACGAAAGGGAGTGCCGCTCTGGCTCGTTGCCTCGCTCATGAGCGGGTGGTCGCGTATCATGCGagagcacagcagcgcagccagATGTGTGGCCCATGTGGAGACGCTGGTAAACTCCGTAACCTCACGTTCAGTTGCATCAAGGTAGACAAGTCGTCTACCTTCTCTTTCCCGCTTTCGGAGGGGTGGACCAGCATTcacggaaaaaaaagaagagaacGCAGGCAAGGA is part of the Leishmania major strain Friedlin complete genome, chromosome 25 genome and encodes:
- a CDS encoding putative elongation factor, producing MRRFFASSLCVSAALARWMHTRDDVRNIAVIAHVDHGKTTLVDSMLSQSGTVANAHNRVMDSKDQERERGITILAKNTAILLDNGKRRINIVDTPGHLDFSGEVERALQMVEGIILLVDAKEGVRPGTRYVLRKALSLHLRPIVCLNKIDKDDLNIAKTEQAVEDLFLEAAEDENQLDMKFLYGSGRSGYMNEDPKKEGTLTPLFDTIFSTVPAPKTDDDQALQMLVAQVDEDEKNNTKLAIGRIYNGTVQTGDVVTVALEDKQTDALVKSIHLYCGVQKMPVTSASYGDICILELQEPIGIKVPLKIGGTIGKQGAVKLFPYKKPDDPTYSLVLQESEASWKGKEAAESMGNITAIQRRLDREAMVNTALQLKSLNAKQITMYGRGPLHLSVIIEDMRREGYEFEIQAPRVLTRVIDGVECEPFERLLLEFKDNLVSAVVSFLSSKMGEIGEIEPLSNGRVLMECVMPVRLMSNVPLKFHTLTGGDGVMNHHFDSYRPMAAIETERDTGALISVDNGEVTDWSLSGFSTQGRFFVLPGDQVHYGQIVGENQKTALQNLGVNVCKRNEQLGGMRANANDKANSKRGAYSAARYNFEDCVAWVTDDELVTVTPKSIRMRKPGFNGKTSMRSLRKK